The DNA segment TAACGGTCAGATAGGCACTAACCGGTATTGAAGACTGCTCCTTTATAATCGATTCAATAAGTTCCAAAGCCTTAATATGGCAATCCTCAATCACTCCATATGTGTCAAATATCTGTTTTTTTATCAGAATTAACTCAGGGTCGCTGTCGATTATCTCTCGTTTGCTTATGATATAATTCTCGCGGGGAATGAGGGCTAGAAGCCAAATTCTGCCTTTTAGATAATACAATTGATAGTATTTGGGGACAGCATCTATTAGGGTGTCTATTCGATCTATAATCGCTTCAATTGTCTTGAGATTTCTTTCCAATGGCCATTCCAATACTTGATTTTCGAGGTTGTTGACCATTCCAAAGAATTGGGCTCCGTCGAATTGCCTACCAGACTCAGCGGTTATGATGACTTTTTGCAGCAATTCTGAATATTTTTCAGCATCGGCTCGCAATGCCGCAACAACTTGTTCCCGCTCTTCGTCAGTAAGGTAAGTAACCTCAAGGTCAGCGATAACATCCCGTTCCAAAATGCTTTTCCATATTTAAGGATTTGCCCTTGTCTTGCTCCTAATTAGCCTGCCCCCAGTTATCGTTCCACTTTTCAAGTTAGTTCTTTCACAGAAATTGTCAATTCCTTTCTAGTTATAATGATTTCCGCCGCCTTGGGGTGGTTGAAAGGAAAATTGGGGATGGCCGCAAGGCGGTCCCCTTTTTATTTCCTTCCACTGACAGGATCTGGCAGTATGACGGCATTTTGGCCGCAAATGGACCGTTTGGTGGTGCAATTTTCCCTTGCCATAAAATGGGAATATTCTATATTGAGGACAGTCAAAACCTTTTCAACATTACCTGTCATGAGGGACAAGTATGGGGAAATATTTAAAAGCTCTTTCATTTGCATTAACTACATTGGTCATAATTGCATTGCCTCAGTTGCCAGATGCCCAAGTATATTTTCCTTTTACAGGTCATTATTACGAAAAAGTGCTTATTCCGCCAAATATGACATGGCAGCAATGTAGAGATTCTGCAATATCTCTGGGCGGATATTTGGCAACAGCGAC comes from the Candidatus Zixiibacteriota bacterium genome and includes:
- a CDS encoding hypothetical protein (Evidence 5 : Unknown function), which produces MERDVIADLEVTYLTDEEREQVVAALRADAEKYSELLQKVIITAESGRQFDGAQFFGMVNNLENQVLEWPLERNLKTIEAIIDRIDTLIDAVPKYYQLYYLKGRIWLLALIPRENYIISKREIIDSDPELILIKKQIFDTYGVIEDCHIKALELIESIIKEQSSIPVSAYLTVMKGSLATLFRRHAAFLARSAVRTVRIDEQTMEKIYQLSMRSHLIFGQMFKEDIFIDRYTVGISLANWANALKIVPGPKELPLRYYEAARKICGDDPSIMEGIAYCQELVARQKAQ